The genomic interval AGTTTGTTTATGTCTTTGGTTACTTCTTGGTTAGCAGTATCGCTAAGTAGGATTTTTCCTTTGAGTTTTAATTCGAGCATTATCTCCATAATTTATCGACCTCTCTAGCTACATCTACACACTTGTATATATCATCTAATGAGGCTATTGACTGTCTGATGTTTTCAAAACTGAATTGGATGTTTACTTTACCTTCTTTGTGTTTATTATTTGTTTTCGTTGTTTCAATACTGGTTTTTATGTTTTGGGGGTTGTCAGGCTGAATTGCTTTTGCTATTGTGTTGGGAGAATCTGTCTTTAACTCTAGTTCTCCAATAACCATTGGCTTGTCATTCATTGGTATCACCTAACTGGTCGCATAGGATTTCGTTGATTTTATCTAAAAATATATTTAGGGAATCTATTGGGATTGAGGCTCCACTAGCTATGTTGTGGCCTCCACCACGTCCACCAACTATGTCTGCTGAAACCGACATTGCTTTAGATAGGTTTAGTCCTTTTTTTATTAGGTCTTCATTACCTCTAGCACTTATTTTGATTTCATCTGTTCCTTTATAAAGTGATAGTAGTGGTTTTTCAGGTATCAAACAGTTAACAGCTATCGATGCAACCGCTCCTTTTATAGATTTGGTCTCTACGTCTATAGTGTTGACACAACGGTATTCATTGATTTTCTCTTCTACTGAATATAGTTCGTCTAGTATTTTTTGGTTGAACTCTTTTTCGTATTCCTGTGCGTCAGTTACGTGTTTTTTGTCGTTCAAAGCTATTGATAATGCCATTCCATATTTTTCTTTCCGGGTGCAGGCATTTATCAATGAAGTTAGTTCGGTTGCGTATTTAACCGGCCCTCTATTGATACGGTATATTTCTCCAACCATTGAAGTTATCGTTTTAGCTGTAGCGCCTTGTTTTAATAGCATTAAAGAAAGTGTTTTTATTAATTTTGTTTTGTGTTTTTTGGTTAGTTCGTTGATATCTTTTTCAATTGGTATATCTAGTCTGTTTAACAGTTGTTCGATGTTTTCGATGTTTCTAAGGTTTTTGAAGTATGGGTCTGTTGATGTCTGAAGCGCTTTAGTTGTTTCTCCATAAAGCCTTAAACCTTCTTCTATCTCTATAGCTCCAACCTCTACTCCATCATTCACCAACTCACTGTTCACTCCTATTAATGGGAGGTGTTGACGGTCTCCTATAGCTCCTGCAAGAGCTATGCAAGAGAGGTCTTTGTTTTTATTGTTTATTTCACGAGCTATTAGGTATGAAAGTCCTGCAGCACTTACTTCGGATGCCCCATCAACTCCATGGTGATGGGGATTTAGATGGAGATGGCTGACTCCATCTTTGTATTCTGGTGGGTGGTGGTCAACAACCAAAACTTTTTTATCTATTTCCTTGATTACGTCGGGCTGGCCACTTCCCATATCGAAGAAGATTATTGTTTCATTTTCCTCTTCGTTCAGCTTACCAGCAAGTTCGGTTGAAGGACGGCTAACGATAGTTGCGTGAAAAGGTATCTTTTCTCTCTTTAAAGCTGTGCATAAAGTGGCTGCAGAGGTGATTCCATCTGCATCTTTATGAGAGATAACTCTAACAAAATCAGTTGAAACTAACGCATTAGCTACTTCATTAGCTTTTTTAACCAGTTCCTTCAATGTTCTCACTAAAAATTTTTTTAGATCTAGTCTAGTAAAGAATAAGTCTAGATTTTTGGTTAGGAGGGCTTTAGGCCCTCGATAGAAGTATTTTTATTCTGAGATTAAGAGATCGGCTTCTTCTGGTTTGTATTTCCATTCACTTGGGATCTTGCCTTTGTTTTTATAATATTTGGCAAGTTGATGTATCTTTGACTCGGTTATTTGAAGTCCTCTCTTACTGCTCTTGTCGTTTGGATTTTTATCTTGGTGTTCACGTAGTTTCTTTGCTTTGATAACAAGGTTCCTTAGGTCTTCAGGAATTTTTGGTTCAGCATCGTTTTCTTCCAATATACTTGAAATCTTTTTACCTGTAACCTCTCTAACATCTGGAACCGCATATTTATCTCGCAACAGATTTCCAATCTCACTAGTTGAATAACCTTCATCCTTTAACTCAACAACCAAGTCCTCGATTTCCTCTACTTCCATATTTATCCATTCATATTTATCTTCTGAAGTTGACATAATTAATCCTCCATAACTGGAACTTAAAAGACCTTAGAATTACTTTTATCTTTTGGAACCATACCGATTAAAAAAAATCATTTTGATAGTTATAACAGACATAAATACCTATTTTTTGATTTTCATTTTTTTAGTATAAAAGGCGTTTTGTTTATTGTGTTTTGGTTTTCAGCCATTTTTTTAGTTTTTTTAGTGCTTGACGTCGGTGTGATAGTTTGTTTTTTTCTTTCATTTCTATCTCTCCGAATGTTTTTTTGTGGTTGTTCGGTATGAATATGGGGTCGTATCCGAAACCGTGGGGTCCTTTTTGTTTTTTTGATATCTGGCCTTTGATTTTTCCTGTGTGTTTTTTTGTTGTGTGTTGGTCTATATATACCACTATTGATTTGAAGTAGCATTTGCGGTTTGTTTTGTTTTTCAT from Methanonatronarchaeum thermophilum carries:
- a CDS encoding KEOPS complex subunit Pcc1, with the protein product MNDKPMVIGELELKTDSPNTIAKAIQPDNPQNIKTSIETTKTNNKHKEGKVNIQFSFENIRQSIASLDDIYKCVDVAREVDKLWR
- a CDS encoding DHH family phosphoesterase translates to MKELVKKANEVANALVSTDFVRVISHKDADGITSAATLCTALKREKIPFHATIVSRPSTELAGKLNEEENETIIFFDMGSGQPDVIKEIDKKVLVVDHHPPEYKDGVSHLHLNPHHHGVDGASEVSAAGLSYLIAREINNKNKDLSCIALAGAIGDRQHLPLIGVNSELVNDGVEVGAIEIEEGLRLYGETTKALQTSTDPYFKNLRNIENIEQLLNRLDIPIEKDINELTKKHKTKLIKTLSLMLLKQGATAKTITSMVGEIYRINRGPVKYATELTSLINACTRKEKYGMALSIALNDKKHVTDAQEYEKEFNQKILDELYSVEEKINEYRCVNTIDVETKSIKGAVASIAVNCLIPEKPLLSLYKGTDEIKISARGNEDLIKKGLNLSKAMSVSADIVGGRGGGHNIASGASIPIDSLNIFLDKINEILCDQLGDTNE
- a CDS encoding 30S ribosomal protein S15, giving the protein MSTSEDKYEWINMEVEEIEDLVVELKDEGYSTSEIGNLLRDKYAVPDVREVTGKKISSILEENDAEPKIPEDLRNLVIKAKKLREHQDKNPNDKSSKRGLQITESKIHQLAKYYKNKGKIPSEWKYKPEEADLLISE